A genomic stretch from Pseudomonas alkylphenolica includes:
- a CDS encoding class I SAM-dependent methyltransferase, whose amino-acid sequence MAPAPLQQALGELLGDARLVVSDLPECALKLWLIDAENMDREFSSEETRRILHEPPYWSFCWASGLAMARYLDQHRHWVEGKRVLDFGAGSGIAGIAAARAGALEVVACDLDPLALQACRANAELNGVELSYSEDFFQEADRFDLILVADVLYDRANLPLLDEFLSRGQQALVADSRVRDFSHPLYQPLGVLEALTLPDLAEPHEFRRVSLYHASRQPL is encoded by the coding sequence ATGGCACCCGCACCTTTACAACAGGCCTTGGGCGAACTGCTCGGCGATGCCCGCTTGGTGGTCAGCGACCTACCTGAGTGCGCGCTCAAGCTGTGGCTGATCGATGCCGAGAACATGGACCGCGAATTCAGTTCGGAAGAAACCCGGCGCATCCTCCACGAGCCGCCGTACTGGAGCTTCTGTTGGGCCAGTGGCCTGGCCATGGCCCGCTACCTGGACCAGCACCGGCACTGGGTAGAAGGCAAGCGCGTGCTGGATTTTGGCGCCGGCTCCGGGATCGCCGGGATCGCAGCCGCCCGCGCGGGCGCTCTTGAGGTCGTGGCCTGTGATCTCGACCCGCTGGCCCTGCAAGCCTGCCGGGCCAACGCCGAGCTCAATGGCGTGGAGCTGAGCTATTCCGAGGACTTCTTCCAGGAAGCCGACCGTTTCGACCTGATCCTGGTGGCCGACGTGCTCTATGACCGGGCCAACCTGCCACTGCTCGATGAGTTCCTCAGCCGCGGCCAGCAAGCCCTGGTGGCCGACTCGCGGGTACGCGACTTCAGTCATCCGCTGTACCAGCCTTTGGGCGTGCTGGAGGCCCTGACCCTGCCGGACCTGGCCGAGCCCCACGAATTCCGCCGGGTCAGCCTGTACCACGCCAGCCGCCAGCCTTTATAG
- a CDS encoding YbaY family lipoprotein has protein sequence MPFRALVVLSFAALLAACSSDQPQTAPAPKAPVASKTAKALGPLPAYQRELSGTLLNIPAGAEVELALLVIDDRGRPQNLLASSTLSSNGLDLPYQLRFNPETFPAGARVELRGRASKSGQLILHLPPVRIFQAQTQVTGPLRFERAP, from the coding sequence ATGCCATTTCGAGCGCTCGTTGTGCTCAGTTTTGCCGCCTTGCTGGCAGCCTGCAGCAGCGATCAACCCCAGACTGCACCGGCTCCAAAAGCACCGGTTGCCAGTAAAACCGCGAAAGCCCTCGGCCCTTTGCCGGCCTATCAACGTGAATTGAGCGGAACCTTGCTCAATATTCCGGCCGGTGCCGAAGTCGAACTGGCCTTGCTGGTCATCGATGACCGCGGCCGCCCGCAAAACCTGCTGGCCAGCAGCACGCTCAGCAGCAATGGCCTGGACCTGCCGTACCAACTGCGCTTCAACCCCGAAACCTTCCCGGCCGGGGCGCGGGTCGAATTGCGCGGCCGCGCGAGCAAATCCGGGCAACTGATCCTGCACCTGCCGCCTGTGCGGATTTTCCAGGCGCAGACCCAGGTCACCGGCCCGCTGCGCTTCGAACGAGCGCCATAA
- the nrdR gene encoding transcriptional regulator NrdR, translated as MHCPFCGANDTKVIDSRLVAEGEQVRRRRECVACGERFTTFETAELVLPRLIKQDGSRQPFDEEKLRAGMQRALEKRPVSVERLEAALAHIKHKLRATGEREVKSLVVGELVMNELQKLDEVAYIRFASVYRRFQDLNEFREEIDRLAREPAKE; from the coding sequence ATGCACTGTCCCTTCTGCGGTGCCAACGACACCAAGGTCATCGACTCTCGACTGGTTGCCGAGGGCGAGCAAGTGCGCCGTCGGCGCGAATGCGTCGCCTGCGGTGAGCGTTTCACCACCTTCGAAACCGCCGAGCTGGTTTTGCCGCGCCTGATCAAACAGGACGGCAGCCGCCAACCCTTCGACGAAGAAAAACTGCGCGCCGGAATGCAGCGTGCCCTGGAAAAACGCCCGGTCAGCGTCGAGCGCCTGGAAGCGGCGCTGGCGCACATCAAGCACAAGCTGCGGGCAACCGGCGAACGCGAGGTCAAATCGCTGGTGGTCGGTGAGCTGGTGATGAACGAGCTGCAGAAGCTCGATGAAGTCGCCTACATCCGCTTCGCCTCGGTCTACCGGCGCTTCCAGGACCTCAACGAGTTTCGCGAAGAAATCGACCGCCTGGCCCGTGAGCCGGCTAAAGAGTGA
- the ribD gene encoding bifunctional diaminohydroxyphosphoribosylaminopyrimidine deaminase/5-amino-6-(5-phosphoribosylamino)uracil reductase RibD — MSNERAVLDAHYMARALELARKGLYSTHPNPRVGCVIVRDGQIVGEGWHVRAGEPHAEVHALRQAGELARGACAYVTLEPCSHHGRTPPCAEALVKAGVARVVAAMQDPNPQVAGQGLKRLAEVGIEVASGVLEAEARALNPGFLKRMECGLPFVRAKLAMSLDGRTAMANGESQWITGPAARSAVQRLRARSSVVLSSAESVLADKARMTVRADELGLDPQTTALALARPPLRVLVDGRLRLPLDAPFFQAGPALVVTAASDDPRYAEAGHELLSLAGEGGRVDLSALMRELAQRGTSEVLLEAGAGLVGAFAQLGLIDEYQIFVAGKFLGSSARPLLDWPLNHMNEAVQLKITEMRAVGDDWRVTAIPVPASGV; from the coding sequence ATGTCCAACGAACGCGCGGTACTCGACGCCCATTACATGGCCCGGGCCTTGGAACTGGCCCGCAAGGGCTTGTATTCGACCCACCCGAATCCGCGCGTCGGTTGTGTGATTGTTCGCGACGGCCAGATCGTCGGCGAAGGCTGGCATGTGCGTGCCGGTGAGCCGCACGCCGAAGTGCATGCGCTGCGTCAGGCCGGCGAGCTGGCCCGTGGCGCCTGTGCCTACGTCACCCTTGAACCGTGCAGCCACCACGGGCGCACGCCGCCGTGTGCCGAGGCGCTGGTCAAGGCTGGCGTGGCGCGGGTGGTCGCCGCCATGCAGGACCCTAACCCGCAAGTCGCAGGTCAAGGCCTCAAGCGTCTGGCCGAAGTCGGTATCGAAGTCGCCAGTGGCGTACTCGAAGCGGAGGCGCGCGCGCTCAACCCGGGCTTCCTCAAGCGCATGGAATGCGGTCTGCCCTTCGTGCGGGCCAAGCTGGCAATGAGCCTGGATGGCCGCACGGCCATGGCCAACGGTGAAAGCCAGTGGATCACCGGGCCCGCCGCGCGCTCAGCGGTACAGCGTCTGCGTGCACGCTCCAGCGTGGTGCTGAGCAGTGCCGAAAGCGTCCTGGCCGACAAGGCGCGGATGACGGTGCGCGCTGACGAGCTGGGCCTCGATCCGCAAACCACAGCCCTGGCCCTGGCGCGTCCGCCCCTGCGGGTGCTGGTCGATGGCCGCTTGCGCCTGCCGCTGGATGCGCCGTTCTTCCAGGCCGGCCCGGCGCTGGTGGTCACTGCCGCCAGCGACGACCCGCGTTACGCCGAAGCCGGCCATGAGCTGCTGAGCCTGGCGGGCGAGGGCGGCCGGGTCGACCTGTCTGCGCTGATGCGTGAGCTGGCGCAGCGTGGAACCAGCGAAGTGCTGCTCGAGGCCGGTGCCGGTCTGGTCGGGGCCTTTGCCCAGCTTGGCCTGATCGATGAGTACCAGATCTTTGTTGCCGGCAAGTTCCTCGGTTCCAGTGCCCGTCCGTTGCTGGACTGGCCGCTGAACCACATGAATGAAGCGGTGCAACTGAAAATAACTGAAATGCGCGCGGTAGGCGATGACTGGCGAGTCACTGCCATCCCTGTGCCGGCGTCCGGCGTATAA
- a CDS encoding riboflavin synthase yields the protein MFTGIIESIGSIRSLTPKGGDVRVYVETGKLDLGDVKLGDSIAVNGVCLTAVELPGDGFWADVSRETLDCTAFNELKSGSRVNLEKALTPTTRLGGHLVSGHVDGVGEVVSRSDNARAIQFRIRAPKELAKYIAHKGSITVDGTSLTVNVVDGAEFELTIVPHTLAETIMADYRPGRRVNLEVDLLARYLERLLLGDKAAEPSTGSGITESFLAANGYLKS from the coding sequence ATGTTTACTGGCATCATCGAATCCATCGGCAGCATCCGCTCGCTGACGCCCAAAGGCGGCGACGTGCGGGTCTATGTCGAAACCGGCAAGCTCGACCTGGGCGACGTCAAACTCGGCGACAGCATCGCCGTCAATGGTGTGTGCCTGACTGCGGTCGAGCTGCCTGGCGATGGCTTCTGGGCTGACGTCAGCCGTGAAACCCTCGACTGCACCGCCTTCAACGAGCTGAAAAGCGGCAGCCGGGTCAACCTGGAAAAAGCCCTGACCCCGACCACCCGCCTGGGCGGCCATCTGGTCAGCGGCCACGTCGACGGTGTCGGCGAAGTGGTGTCGCGCAGCGATAACGCCCGCGCCATCCAGTTCCGCATTCGTGCACCCAAGGAGCTGGCCAAGTACATTGCCCACAAGGGCTCGATCACCGTCGATGGCACCAGCCTGACCGTGAACGTCGTCGATGGCGCCGAGTTCGAACTGACCATCGTCCCGCATACCCTGGCCGAAACCATCATGGCCGACTACCGCCCAGGTCGTCGGGTCAACCTTGAGGTCGACCTGCTGGCCCGTTACCTGGAGCGTTTGCTGCTGGGTGACAAAGCCGCCGAGCCGAGCACCGGCAGCGGCATTACCGAAAGTTTCCTGGCCGCCAACGGCTACCTGAAATCCTGA
- the ribBA gene encoding bifunctional 3,4-dihydroxy-2-butanone-4-phosphate synthase/GTP cyclohydrolase II — translation MALNSIEELVEDIRQGKMVILMDDEDRENEGDLIMAAECCKAEHINFMAKHARGLICMPMSRERCETLKLPLMAPRNGSGFGTKFTVSIEAAEGVTTGISAADRARTVQAAAARDAKAEDIVSPGHIFPLMAQPGGTLARAGHTEAACDLARMAGFEPSGVICEVMNDDGTMSRRPELEVFAAEHGIKIGTIADLIHYRMIHERTIQRISEQPLDSELGSFNLVTYRDSVEGDVHMALTLGNICAEEPTLVRVHNMDPLRDLLMVKQPGRWSLRAAMSAVAEAGSGVVLLLGHPLEGDVLLAHIRESADAAPAKTPTTYSTVGAGSQILRDLGVRKMRLMSSPMKFNAISGFDLEVVEYVPSE, via the coding sequence GTGGCGCTCAACAGCATCGAAGAACTGGTTGAAGACATCCGCCAGGGCAAAATGGTCATTCTCATGGATGACGAAGACCGCGAGAACGAAGGCGACCTGATCATGGCCGCCGAGTGCTGCAAGGCCGAACACATCAATTTCATGGCCAAGCACGCCCGTGGCCTGATCTGCATGCCGATGTCGCGCGAGCGCTGCGAAACGCTCAAGCTGCCACTGATGGCGCCGCGTAACGGTTCGGGCTTCGGCACCAAGTTCACCGTTTCGATCGAAGCCGCCGAAGGGGTGACCACCGGTATCTCCGCTGCGGACCGCGCGCGCACCGTGCAAGCGGCCGCCGCCCGTGATGCCAAGGCCGAAGACATCGTCAGCCCCGGCCACATCTTCCCGCTGATGGCCCAGCCTGGCGGCACCCTGGCCCGTGCCGGCCACACCGAAGCTGCCTGCGACCTGGCGCGCATGGCCGGTTTCGAGCCGAGCGGGGTGATCTGCGAAGTGATGAATGACGACGGCACCATGTCGCGTCGTCCGGAACTGGAAGTCTTCGCCGCCGAGCATGGCATCAAGATCGGCACCATCGCCGACCTGATCCACTACCGGATGATCCACGAACGTACCATTCAGCGGATTTCCGAGCAGCCGCTGGACAGCGAACTGGGCAGTTTCAACCTGGTGACCTACCGCGATTCGGTCGAAGGCGACGTGCACATGGCCCTGACCCTGGGCAACATCTGCGCCGAAGAACCGACCCTGGTGCGCGTGCACAACATGGACCCGCTGCGCGACCTGCTGATGGTCAAGCAACCGGGCCGCTGGAGCCTGCGCGCCGCCATGAGCGCGGTTGCCGAAGCCGGCAGCGGTGTCGTGCTGCTGCTCGGTCACCCGCTGGAAGGCGACGTGCTGCTGGCGCATATCCGCGAAAGCGCCGATGCCGCGCCGGCGAAAACCCCGACCACTTACAGCACCGTCGGTGCCGGTTCGCAGATCCTGCGCGACCTGGGCGTACGTAAAATGCGCCTGATGAGTTCGCCAATGAAGTTCAATGCGATATCCGGATTCGATCTGGAAGTTGTAGAATACGTGCCCTCCGAATAA
- the ribH gene encoding 6,7-dimethyl-8-ribityllumazine synthase, with translation MTLKTIEGTFIAPKGRYALVVGRFNSFVVESLVSGAVDALVRHGVSESDITIIRAPGAFEIPLVAQKVAQQSEYAAIIALGAVIRGGTPHFEYVAGECTKGLAQVSMEFGVPVAFGVLTVDSIEQAIERSGTKAGNKGAEAALSALEMVSLLAQLEAK, from the coding sequence ATGACCCTGAAGACCATCGAAGGTACCTTCATTGCCCCCAAAGGTCGCTATGCTTTGGTGGTTGGCCGCTTTAACAGCTTCGTCGTCGAAAGCCTGGTAAGCGGTGCTGTTGATGCCCTGGTTCGCCATGGCGTGAGCGAAAGCGACATCACCATCATCCGTGCCCCGGGTGCCTTTGAAATCCCGCTGGTAGCACAGAAAGTCGCCCAGCAAAGCGAATACGCCGCAATCATCGCCCTGGGCGCGGTGATCCGTGGCGGTACCCCGCACTTCGAATACGTTGCGGGCGAATGCACCAAGGGCCTGGCCCAGGTGTCCATGGAGTTCGGCGTACCGGTTGCCTTCGGTGTCCTGACTGTCGATTCGATCGAACAGGCCATTGAGCGTTCCGGCACCAAAGCCGGCAACAAGGGTGCCGAAGCTGCCCTGTCCGCTCTGGAAATGGTCAGCCTGCTGGCGCAGTTGGAGGCCAAGTGA
- the nusB gene encoding transcription antitermination factor NusB yields the protein MISDESDRFNPRDPKPADAGKPSKSAKRREARQLATQALYQWHMARQSLNEIEAQFRVDNDFTDVDGAYFREILHGVPAKKVEIDEALKPCLDLALEELDPVELAVLRLSTWEFMMRADVPYRVVINEGVELAKVFGATDGHKFVNGVLDKLAPRLREAEVKAFKR from the coding sequence GTGATTAGCGACGAAAGCGATCGTTTCAACCCGCGCGATCCAAAACCTGCGGATGCTGGCAAACCATCGAAAAGCGCCAAGCGTCGCGAAGCCCGTCAGCTCGCGACTCAGGCACTGTATCAATGGCACATGGCCCGGCAATCGCTGAACGAGATCGAAGCGCAGTTCCGGGTCGATAACGATTTCACCGATGTCGACGGTGCCTACTTCCGCGAAATCCTCCACGGGGTTCCGGCGAAGAAAGTCGAGATCGACGAAGCACTGAAGCCGTGCCTGGACCTGGCCCTTGAAGAACTCGATCCAGTTGAACTGGCGGTACTGCGCCTGTCTACCTGGGAGTTCATGATGCGCGCTGATGTACCGTACCGCGTCGTCATCAACGAAGGCGTCGAACTGGCCAAGGTGTTCGGTGCCACTGACGGACACAAGTTCGTCAACGGTGTGCTCGACAAACTGGCTCCGCGGCTGCGTGAAGCCGAAGTAAAGGCGTTCAAGCGCTGA
- the thiL gene encoding thiamine-phosphate kinase: MGEFELIRHYFAAAPCAQGGEAVALGIGDDCALLSLPPGEQLAISTDTLVAGVHFPAVCDPFLLGQRSLAVAASDLAAMGATPIGFTLALTLPEVRADWLQAYARGLNQMAQACRLSLIGGDTTRGPLSLTMTVFGRVPAGQALTRSGARAGDLLCVGGELGNAAGALPLVLDQRQADPAVADPLLAHYWSPQPQFALGQALRGKATAALDISDGLLADCGHIAKASQVSLQVELDRLPLSAALQAFFGHAGAQQAALAGGDDYVLAFTLPEAELEPLRAAGWPIHVVGRAGAGAGVSLVDGQGQNITPTTRGYQHFREQP; encoded by the coding sequence ATGGGTGAGTTCGAGCTGATTCGCCATTACTTCGCCGCTGCGCCCTGCGCGCAAGGCGGCGAAGCGGTTGCGCTGGGCATTGGCGATGATTGTGCCTTGCTCAGCCTGCCGCCTGGCGAGCAACTGGCGATCTCCACCGACACGCTAGTGGCCGGGGTGCATTTCCCGGCTGTCTGCGACCCTTTTCTGCTCGGTCAGCGTTCGCTGGCTGTTGCCGCCAGTGACCTGGCTGCCATGGGCGCCACACCCATCGGCTTTACCCTTGCCCTGACCTTGCCTGAGGTGCGTGCCGACTGGCTGCAGGCTTATGCCCGTGGACTGAACCAGATGGCTCAAGCTTGCAGGCTGAGCCTGATCGGTGGCGACACCACCCGTGGCCCGTTGAGCCTGACCATGACCGTATTCGGTCGTGTGCCGGCAGGCCAGGCCTTGACCCGCAGTGGCGCGCGCGCCGGCGACCTGCTGTGTGTTGGCGGCGAGCTGGGCAATGCCGCCGGCGCCTTGCCTTTGGTCCTCGACCAGCGCCAGGCCGACCCCGCTGTGGCCGATCCGTTGCTCGCCCATTACTGGTCGCCGCAGCCGCAATTTGCCCTGGGGCAGGCGCTGCGCGGCAAGGCGACTGCGGCGCTGGATATCTCCGATGGCTTGTTGGCCGACTGCGGGCATATCGCCAAGGCTTCGCAAGTGTCGCTGCAGGTCGAGCTGGATCGGCTGCCGTTGTCGGCTGCGCTGCAAGCGTTCTTCGGTCACGCAGGCGCTCAACAAGCCGCACTGGCCGGCGGCGACGACTATGTACTGGCGTTCACCCTGCCTGAAGCCGAGCTGGAACCACTGCGGGCTGCGGGTTGGCCGATTCATGTGGTGGGGCGTGCAGGCGCTGGCGC